A genomic stretch from Microcebus murinus isolate Inina chromosome 19, M.murinus_Inina_mat1.0, whole genome shotgun sequence includes:
- the ATXN2L gene encoding ataxin-2-like protein isoform X4, with protein sequence MLKPQPPQQTSQPQQPPPTQQAVARRPPGGTSPPNGGLPGPLATTSAPPGPPPAASPCLGPAAAAGSGLRRGAEGILAAPPPPQQQHQERPGAAAIGSARGQSTGKGPPQSPVFEGVYNNSRMLHFLTAVVGSTCDVKVKNGTTYEGIFKTLSSKFELAVDAVHRKASEPAGGPRREDIVDTMVFKPSDVMLVHFRNVDFNYATKDKFTDSAIAMNSKVNGEHKEKVLQRWEGGDSNSDDYDLESDMSNGWDPNEMFKFNEENYGVKTTYDSSLSSYTVPLEKDNSEEFRQRELRAAQLAREIESSPQYRLRIAMENDDGRTEEEKHSAVQRQGSGRESPSLASREGKYIPLPQRVREGPRGGVRCSSSRGGRPGLSSLPPRGPHHLDNSSPGPGSETRGINGGPSRMSPKAQRPLRGAKTLSSPNNRSSGEACVPPPPAAPPFLPVGRMYPPRSPKSAPAPISPSCPEPPIGSAVPTSSASIPVTTAADPGVGSISPASPKISLAPTDVKELSTKDPGRTLEPQELARIAGKVPGLQNEQKRFQLEELRKFGAQFKLQPSSSPETSMDPFPPRILKEEAKGKEKEVDGLLTSEPMGSPISSKTESVSDKEDKLPLAPAGGTEGPEQPPPPCPSQTGSPPVGLIKGDDKDEGPVAEQVKKSTLNPNAKEFNPTKPLLSVNKSTSTPTSPGPRTHSTPSIPVLTAGQSGLYSPQYISYIPQIHMGPAVQAPQMYPYPVSNSVPGQQGKYRGAKGSLPPQRSDQHQPASAPPMMQAAAAAGPPLVAATPYSSYIPYNPQQFPGQPAMMQPMAHYPSQPVFAPMLQSNPRMLTSGSHPQAIVSSSTPQYPSAEQPTPQALYATVHQSYPHHATQLHAHQPQPATTPTGSQPQSQHAAPSPVQHQAGQAPHLGSGQPQQNLYHPGALTGTPPSLPPGPSAQSPQSSFPQPAAVYAIHAHQQLPHGFTNMAHVTQAHVQTGITAAPPPHPGAPHPPQVMLLHPPQSHGGPPQGAVPQSGVPALSASTPSPYPYIGHPQAPLPPPGELKIVLAAT encoded by the exons ATGTTGAAGCCTCAGCCGCCACAACAGacctcccagccccagcagccGCCCCCTACGCAACAGGCCGTGGCCCGCCGGCCCCCCGGGGGCACCAGCCCCCCTAACGGCGGCCTCCCGGGGCCGCTGGCCACCACCTCGGCTCCCCCAGGGCCGCCTCCGGCCGCTTCTCCCTGCCTGGGGCCTGCGGCCGCTGCCGGGAGTGGACTCCGCCGGGGAGCCGAAGGCATCTTggcggcgccgccgccgccgcaacAGCAGCATCAGGAGAGGCCAGGAGCAGCCGCCATCGGCAGCGCCAG gGGACAGAGCACAGGAAAGGGACCCCCACAGTCACCC GTGTTTGAAGGTGTCTACAATAATTCCAGAATGCTGCATTTCCTTACAGCTGTTGTG GGCTCAACTTGTGATGTAAAGGTGAAAAATGGTACCACCTATGAGGGTATCTTCAAGACTCTGAGCTCAAAG TTTGAACTAGCAGTAGATGCTGTGCACCGGAAAGCATCTGAGCCAGCAGGTGGACCTCGGCGGGAAGACATTGTGGACACCATGGTGTTTAAGCCAAGTGATGTCATGCTTGTCCACTTTCGAAATGTTGACTTCAATTATGCTACTAAAG ACAAGTTCACTGATTCAGCCATTGCCATGAACTCTAAGGTGAATGGGGAGCACAAAGAGAAGGTGCTTCAGCGCTGGGAAGGGGGTGACAGCAACAGTGATGACTACGACCTCGAGTCTGACATG TCTAATGGATGGGACCCCAATGAAATGTTCAAGTTCAATGAGGAGAACTACGGTGTGAAGACCACCTATGATAGCAGTCTCTCTTCTTATAC GGTACCCTTAGAAAAGGACAACTCAGAAGAGTTTCGTCAGCGGGAACTGCGTGCAGCCCAGTTGGCCCGAGAGATTGAATCAAGCCCCCAGTACCGCCTGCGGATCGCCATGGAGAACGATGATGGGCGCACCGAAGAGGAAAAGCACAGTGCAGTCCAGCGGCAGGGCTCAGGGCGGGAGAGCCCCAGCTTGGCATCCAG GGAGGGGAAATATATCCCTCTGCCTCAGCGAGTTCGGGAAGGTCCTCGGGGAGGTGTTCGATGCAGCAGCTCTCGGGGCGGCCGGCCTGGCCTTAGTTCTTTGCCACCTCGTGGCCCTCACCATCTTGACAATAGCAGCCCTGGCCCAGGTTCTGAGACACGTGGTATCAATGGAG gccctTCCCGCATGTCTCCTAAGGCACAGCGGCCTCTGAGAGGTGCCAAGACTCTGTCTTCACCCAACAATAGGTCTTCTGGAGAAGCTTGTGTTCCACCTCCTCCTGCAG CTCCCCCTTTTCTTCCAGTGGGCCGGATGTACCCCCCGCGCTCTCCCAAGTCTGCCCCTGCCCCAATCTCACCTTCCTGTCCTGAGCCTCCCATTGGCTCGGCAGTGCCAACCTCTTCAGCCTCCATCCCTGTGACGACAGCAGCAGATCCTGGAGTGGGCTCCATTTCCCCAGCTTCTCCGAAGATCTCCTTGGCCCCCACAGATG TAAAAGAACTCTCCACCAAGGACCCTGGGAGAACTCTGGAGCCTCAGGAGCTGGCCCGGATAGCTGGGAAAG TCCCTGGCCTTCAGAATGAACAGAAACGATTTCAACTGGAAGAACTGAGAAAGTTTGGGGCCCAGTTTAAG cTTCAGCCCAGTAGCTCACCTGAGACCAGCATGGATCCTTTTCCTCCCCGGATCTTAAAGGAAGAGGccaaagggaaggagaaggaggttGATGGTCTATTGACTTCAGAGCCCATGGGATCCCCTATCTCCTCCAAGACAGAGTCAGTATCGGATAAGGAGGACAAACTGCCCCTAGCACCAGCAGGAGGCACTGAGGGGCCAGAGCAGCCCCCACCACCTTGCCCAAGCCAAACTGGCAGCCCCCCAGTGGGTCTCATCAAGGGAGATGACAAGGATGAGGGCCCTGTTGCTGA ACAAGTGAAGAAATCAACGTTGAACCCCAATGCCAAGGAGTTCAATCCCACAAAGCCTCTGCTCTCTGTG AACAAGTCCACTAGTACCCCAACTTCTCCAGGGCCCCGGACTCATTCAACTCCCTCCATCCCGGTGCTGACAGCAGGCCAGAGTGGGCTGTATAGCCCCCAGTACATCTCCTACATACCTCAGATCCACATGGGACCAGCTGTGCAG GCACCTCAGATGTATCCGTATCCTGTATCCAATTCAGTGCCTGGGCAGCAGGGCAAGTACCGAGGAGCAAAAG gctccCTGCCCCCCCAGCGCTCGGACCAACACCAGCCAGCCTCAGCCCCTCCAATGATGCAggccgctgctgctgctggcccacCTCTGGTGGCTGCCACACCTTACTCTTCCTACATCCCCTACAACCCACAGCAGTTCCCAGGCCAGCCAGCCATGATGCAACCCATGGCCCACTACCCCTCACAG CCGGTGTTTGCCCCCATGCTTCAAAGCAACCCACGCATGCTGACGTCGGGTAGCCATCCCCAGGCCATTGTGTCATCCTCCACCCCTCAGTACCCTTCTGCAGAGCAGCCCACCCCCCAAGCCCTTTATG CCACTGTTCACCAGTCCTACCCACACCATGCCACGCAGCTCCACGCCCACCAGCCGCAGCCGGCTACCACGCCTACTGGGAGCCAGCCGCAGTCCCAGCATGCGGCCCCCAGTCCTGTCCAG CATCAGGCAGGGCAGGCCCCACACCTGGGCAGTGGACAGCCACAGCAGAATCTGTACCACCCAGGGGCCCTGACAGGCACGCCGCCCTCTCTGCCACCGGGACCTTCTGCCCAGTCCCCTCAGAGCAGCTTCCCCCAACCAGCCGCTGTGTATGCCATCCATGCCCACCAGCAGCTGCCCCACGGCTTCACCAACATGGCCCATGTTACCCAG GCCCATGTCCAAACTGGAATCACAGCAGCCCCGCCCCCTCACCCTGGGGCTCCCCACCCgccccaggtgatgctgctgcacCCACCCCAGAGCCATGGGGGGCCCCCCCAAGGCGCGGTGCCCCAGAGTGGGGTGCCTGCACTCTCAGCTTCCACACCCTCACCCTACCCCTACATCGGACACCCCCAAG
- the ATXN2L gene encoding ataxin-2-like protein isoform X3: MLKPQPPQQTSQPQQPPPTQQAVARRPPGGTSPPNGGLPGPLATTSAPPGPPPAASPCLGPAAAAGSGLRRGAEGILAAPPPPQQQHQERPGAAAIGSARGQSTGKGPPQSPVFEGVYNNSRMLHFLTAVVGSTCDVKVKNGTTYEGIFKTLSSKFELAVDAVHRKASEPAGGPRREDIVDTMVFKPSDVMLVHFRNVDFNYATKDKFTDSAIAMNSKVNGEHKEKVLQRWEGGDSNSDDYDLESDMSNGWDPNEMFKFNEENYGVKTTYDSSLSSYTVPLEKDNSEEFRQRELRAAQLAREIESSPQYRLRIAMENDDGRTEEEKHSAVQRQGSGRESPSLASREGKYIPLPQRVREGPRGGVRCSSSRGGRPGLSSLPPRGPHHLDNSSPGPGSETRGINGGPSRMSPKAQRPLRGAKTLSSPNNRSSGEACVPPPPAAPPFLPVGRMYPPRSPKSAPAPISPSCPEPPIGSAVPTSSASIPVTTAADPGVGSISPASPKISLAPTDVKELSTKDPGRTLEPQELARIAGKVPGLQNEQKRFQLEELRKFGAQFKLQPSSSPETSMDPFPPRILKEEAKGKEKEVDGLLTSEPMGSPISSKTESVSDKEDKLPLAPAGGTEGPEQPPPPCPSQTGSPPVGLIKGDDKDEGPVAEQVKKSTLNPNAKEFNPTKPLLSVNKSTSTPTSPGPRTHSTPSIPVLTAGQSGLYSPQYISYIPQIHMGPAVQAPQMYPYPVSNSVPGQQGKYRGAKGSLPPQRSDQHQPASAPPMMQAAAAAGPPLVAATPYSSYIPYNPQQFPGQPAMMQPMAHYPSQPVFAPMLQSNPRMLTSGSHPQAIVSSSTPQYPSAEQPTPQALYATVHQSYPHHATQLHAHQPQPATTPTGSQPQSQHAAPSPVQHQAGQAPHLGSGQPQQNLYHPGALTGTPPSLPPGPSAQSPQSSFPQPAAVYAIHAHQQLPHGFTNMAHVTQAHVQTGITAAPPPHPGAPHPPQVMLLHPPQSHGGPPQGAVPQSGVPALSASTPSPYPYIGHPQVQSHPSQQLPFHPPGN; encoded by the exons ATGTTGAAGCCTCAGCCGCCACAACAGacctcccagccccagcagccGCCCCCTACGCAACAGGCCGTGGCCCGCCGGCCCCCCGGGGGCACCAGCCCCCCTAACGGCGGCCTCCCGGGGCCGCTGGCCACCACCTCGGCTCCCCCAGGGCCGCCTCCGGCCGCTTCTCCCTGCCTGGGGCCTGCGGCCGCTGCCGGGAGTGGACTCCGCCGGGGAGCCGAAGGCATCTTggcggcgccgccgccgccgcaacAGCAGCATCAGGAGAGGCCAGGAGCAGCCGCCATCGGCAGCGCCAG gGGACAGAGCACAGGAAAGGGACCCCCACAGTCACCC GTGTTTGAAGGTGTCTACAATAATTCCAGAATGCTGCATTTCCTTACAGCTGTTGTG GGCTCAACTTGTGATGTAAAGGTGAAAAATGGTACCACCTATGAGGGTATCTTCAAGACTCTGAGCTCAAAG TTTGAACTAGCAGTAGATGCTGTGCACCGGAAAGCATCTGAGCCAGCAGGTGGACCTCGGCGGGAAGACATTGTGGACACCATGGTGTTTAAGCCAAGTGATGTCATGCTTGTCCACTTTCGAAATGTTGACTTCAATTATGCTACTAAAG ACAAGTTCACTGATTCAGCCATTGCCATGAACTCTAAGGTGAATGGGGAGCACAAAGAGAAGGTGCTTCAGCGCTGGGAAGGGGGTGACAGCAACAGTGATGACTACGACCTCGAGTCTGACATG TCTAATGGATGGGACCCCAATGAAATGTTCAAGTTCAATGAGGAGAACTACGGTGTGAAGACCACCTATGATAGCAGTCTCTCTTCTTATAC GGTACCCTTAGAAAAGGACAACTCAGAAGAGTTTCGTCAGCGGGAACTGCGTGCAGCCCAGTTGGCCCGAGAGATTGAATCAAGCCCCCAGTACCGCCTGCGGATCGCCATGGAGAACGATGATGGGCGCACCGAAGAGGAAAAGCACAGTGCAGTCCAGCGGCAGGGCTCAGGGCGGGAGAGCCCCAGCTTGGCATCCAG GGAGGGGAAATATATCCCTCTGCCTCAGCGAGTTCGGGAAGGTCCTCGGGGAGGTGTTCGATGCAGCAGCTCTCGGGGCGGCCGGCCTGGCCTTAGTTCTTTGCCACCTCGTGGCCCTCACCATCTTGACAATAGCAGCCCTGGCCCAGGTTCTGAGACACGTGGTATCAATGGAG gccctTCCCGCATGTCTCCTAAGGCACAGCGGCCTCTGAGAGGTGCCAAGACTCTGTCTTCACCCAACAATAGGTCTTCTGGAGAAGCTTGTGTTCCACCTCCTCCTGCAG CTCCCCCTTTTCTTCCAGTGGGCCGGATGTACCCCCCGCGCTCTCCCAAGTCTGCCCCTGCCCCAATCTCACCTTCCTGTCCTGAGCCTCCCATTGGCTCGGCAGTGCCAACCTCTTCAGCCTCCATCCCTGTGACGACAGCAGCAGATCCTGGAGTGGGCTCCATTTCCCCAGCTTCTCCGAAGATCTCCTTGGCCCCCACAGATG TAAAAGAACTCTCCACCAAGGACCCTGGGAGAACTCTGGAGCCTCAGGAGCTGGCCCGGATAGCTGGGAAAG TCCCTGGCCTTCAGAATGAACAGAAACGATTTCAACTGGAAGAACTGAGAAAGTTTGGGGCCCAGTTTAAG cTTCAGCCCAGTAGCTCACCTGAGACCAGCATGGATCCTTTTCCTCCCCGGATCTTAAAGGAAGAGGccaaagggaaggagaaggaggttGATGGTCTATTGACTTCAGAGCCCATGGGATCCCCTATCTCCTCCAAGACAGAGTCAGTATCGGATAAGGAGGACAAACTGCCCCTAGCACCAGCAGGAGGCACTGAGGGGCCAGAGCAGCCCCCACCACCTTGCCCAAGCCAAACTGGCAGCCCCCCAGTGGGTCTCATCAAGGGAGATGACAAGGATGAGGGCCCTGTTGCTGA ACAAGTGAAGAAATCAACGTTGAACCCCAATGCCAAGGAGTTCAATCCCACAAAGCCTCTGCTCTCTGTG AACAAGTCCACTAGTACCCCAACTTCTCCAGGGCCCCGGACTCATTCAACTCCCTCCATCCCGGTGCTGACAGCAGGCCAGAGTGGGCTGTATAGCCCCCAGTACATCTCCTACATACCTCAGATCCACATGGGACCAGCTGTGCAG GCACCTCAGATGTATCCGTATCCTGTATCCAATTCAGTGCCTGGGCAGCAGGGCAAGTACCGAGGAGCAAAAG gctccCTGCCCCCCCAGCGCTCGGACCAACACCAGCCAGCCTCAGCCCCTCCAATGATGCAggccgctgctgctgctggcccacCTCTGGTGGCTGCCACACCTTACTCTTCCTACATCCCCTACAACCCACAGCAGTTCCCAGGCCAGCCAGCCATGATGCAACCCATGGCCCACTACCCCTCACAG CCGGTGTTTGCCCCCATGCTTCAAAGCAACCCACGCATGCTGACGTCGGGTAGCCATCCCCAGGCCATTGTGTCATCCTCCACCCCTCAGTACCCTTCTGCAGAGCAGCCCACCCCCCAAGCCCTTTATG CCACTGTTCACCAGTCCTACCCACACCATGCCACGCAGCTCCACGCCCACCAGCCGCAGCCGGCTACCACGCCTACTGGGAGCCAGCCGCAGTCCCAGCATGCGGCCCCCAGTCCTGTCCAG CATCAGGCAGGGCAGGCCCCACACCTGGGCAGTGGACAGCCACAGCAGAATCTGTACCACCCAGGGGCCCTGACAGGCACGCCGCCCTCTCTGCCACCGGGACCTTCTGCCCAGTCCCCTCAGAGCAGCTTCCCCCAACCAGCCGCTGTGTATGCCATCCATGCCCACCAGCAGCTGCCCCACGGCTTCACCAACATGGCCCATGTTACCCAG GCCCATGTCCAAACTGGAATCACAGCAGCCCCGCCCCCTCACCCTGGGGCTCCCCACCCgccccaggtgatgctgctgcacCCACCCCAGAGCCATGGGGGGCCCCCCCAAGGCGCGGTGCCCCAGAGTGGGGTGCCTGCACTCTCAGCTTCCACACCCTCACCCTACCCCTACATCGGACACCCCCAAG
- the ATXN2L gene encoding ataxin-2-like protein isoform X7, with product MLKPQPPQQTSQPQQPPPTQQAVARRPPGGTSPPNGGLPGPLATTSAPPGPPPAASPCLGPAAAAGSGLRRGAEGILAAPPPPQQQHQERPGAAAIGSARGQSTGKGPPQSPVFEGVYNNSRMLHFLTAVVGSTCDVKVKNGTTYEGIFKTLSSKFELAVDAVHRKASEPAGGPRREDIVDTMVFKPSDVMLVHFRNVDFNYATKDKFTDSAIAMNSKVNGEHKEKVLQRWEGGDSNSDDYDLESDMSNGWDPNEMFKFNEENYGVKTTYDSSLSSYTVPLEKDNSEEFRQRELRAAQLAREIESSPQYRLRIAMENDDGRTEEEKHSAVQRQGSGRESPSLASREGKYIPLPQRVREGPRGGVRCSSSRGGRPGLSSLPPRGPHHLDNSSPGPGSETRGINGGPSRMSPKAQRPLRGAKTLSSPNNRSSGEACVPPPPAVGRMYPPRSPKSAPAPISPSCPEPPIGSAVPTSSASIPVTTAADPGVGSISPASPKISLAPTDVKELSTKDPGRTLEPQELARIAGKVPGLQNEQKRFQLEELRKFGAQFKLQPSSSPETSMDPFPPRILKEEAKGKEKEVDGLLTSEPMGSPISSKTESVSDKEDKLPLAPAGGTEGPEQPPPPCPSQTGSPPVGLIKGDDKDEGPVAEQVKKSTLNPNAKEFNPTKPLLSVNKSTSTPTSPGPRTHSTPSIPVLTAGQSGLYSPQYISYIPQIHMGPAVQAPQMYPYPVSNSVPGQQGKYRGAKGSLPPQRSDQHQPASAPPMMQAAAAAGPPLVAATPYSSYIPYNPQQFPGQPAMMQPMAHYPSQPVFAPMLQSNPRMLTSGSHPQAIVSSSTPQYPSAEQPTPQALYATVHQSYPHHATQLHAHQPQPATTPTGSQPQSQHAAPSPVQHQAGQAPHLGSGQPQQNLYHPGALTGTPPSLPPGPSAQSPQSSFPQPAAVYAIHAHQQLPHGFTNMAHVTQAHVQTGITAAPPPHPGAPHPPQVMLLHPPQSHGGPPQGAVPQSGVPALSASTPSPYPYIGHPQAPLPPPGELKIVLAAT from the exons ATGTTGAAGCCTCAGCCGCCACAACAGacctcccagccccagcagccGCCCCCTACGCAACAGGCCGTGGCCCGCCGGCCCCCCGGGGGCACCAGCCCCCCTAACGGCGGCCTCCCGGGGCCGCTGGCCACCACCTCGGCTCCCCCAGGGCCGCCTCCGGCCGCTTCTCCCTGCCTGGGGCCTGCGGCCGCTGCCGGGAGTGGACTCCGCCGGGGAGCCGAAGGCATCTTggcggcgccgccgccgccgcaacAGCAGCATCAGGAGAGGCCAGGAGCAGCCGCCATCGGCAGCGCCAG gGGACAGAGCACAGGAAAGGGACCCCCACAGTCACCC GTGTTTGAAGGTGTCTACAATAATTCCAGAATGCTGCATTTCCTTACAGCTGTTGTG GGCTCAACTTGTGATGTAAAGGTGAAAAATGGTACCACCTATGAGGGTATCTTCAAGACTCTGAGCTCAAAG TTTGAACTAGCAGTAGATGCTGTGCACCGGAAAGCATCTGAGCCAGCAGGTGGACCTCGGCGGGAAGACATTGTGGACACCATGGTGTTTAAGCCAAGTGATGTCATGCTTGTCCACTTTCGAAATGTTGACTTCAATTATGCTACTAAAG ACAAGTTCACTGATTCAGCCATTGCCATGAACTCTAAGGTGAATGGGGAGCACAAAGAGAAGGTGCTTCAGCGCTGGGAAGGGGGTGACAGCAACAGTGATGACTACGACCTCGAGTCTGACATG TCTAATGGATGGGACCCCAATGAAATGTTCAAGTTCAATGAGGAGAACTACGGTGTGAAGACCACCTATGATAGCAGTCTCTCTTCTTATAC GGTACCCTTAGAAAAGGACAACTCAGAAGAGTTTCGTCAGCGGGAACTGCGTGCAGCCCAGTTGGCCCGAGAGATTGAATCAAGCCCCCAGTACCGCCTGCGGATCGCCATGGAGAACGATGATGGGCGCACCGAAGAGGAAAAGCACAGTGCAGTCCAGCGGCAGGGCTCAGGGCGGGAGAGCCCCAGCTTGGCATCCAG GGAGGGGAAATATATCCCTCTGCCTCAGCGAGTTCGGGAAGGTCCTCGGGGAGGTGTTCGATGCAGCAGCTCTCGGGGCGGCCGGCCTGGCCTTAGTTCTTTGCCACCTCGTGGCCCTCACCATCTTGACAATAGCAGCCCTGGCCCAGGTTCTGAGACACGTGGTATCAATGGAG gccctTCCCGCATGTCTCCTAAGGCACAGCGGCCTCTGAGAGGTGCCAAGACTCTGTCTTCACCCAACAATAGGTCTTCTGGAGAAGCTTGTGTTCCACCTCCTCCTGCAG TGGGCCGGATGTACCCCCCGCGCTCTCCCAAGTCTGCCCCTGCCCCAATCTCACCTTCCTGTCCTGAGCCTCCCATTGGCTCGGCAGTGCCAACCTCTTCAGCCTCCATCCCTGTGACGACAGCAGCAGATCCTGGAGTGGGCTCCATTTCCCCAGCTTCTCCGAAGATCTCCTTGGCCCCCACAGATG TAAAAGAACTCTCCACCAAGGACCCTGGGAGAACTCTGGAGCCTCAGGAGCTGGCCCGGATAGCTGGGAAAG TCCCTGGCCTTCAGAATGAACAGAAACGATTTCAACTGGAAGAACTGAGAAAGTTTGGGGCCCAGTTTAAG cTTCAGCCCAGTAGCTCACCTGAGACCAGCATGGATCCTTTTCCTCCCCGGATCTTAAAGGAAGAGGccaaagggaaggagaaggaggttGATGGTCTATTGACTTCAGAGCCCATGGGATCCCCTATCTCCTCCAAGACAGAGTCAGTATCGGATAAGGAGGACAAACTGCCCCTAGCACCAGCAGGAGGCACTGAGGGGCCAGAGCAGCCCCCACCACCTTGCCCAAGCCAAACTGGCAGCCCCCCAGTGGGTCTCATCAAGGGAGATGACAAGGATGAGGGCCCTGTTGCTGA ACAAGTGAAGAAATCAACGTTGAACCCCAATGCCAAGGAGTTCAATCCCACAAAGCCTCTGCTCTCTGTG AACAAGTCCACTAGTACCCCAACTTCTCCAGGGCCCCGGACTCATTCAACTCCCTCCATCCCGGTGCTGACAGCAGGCCAGAGTGGGCTGTATAGCCCCCAGTACATCTCCTACATACCTCAGATCCACATGGGACCAGCTGTGCAG GCACCTCAGATGTATCCGTATCCTGTATCCAATTCAGTGCCTGGGCAGCAGGGCAAGTACCGAGGAGCAAAAG gctccCTGCCCCCCCAGCGCTCGGACCAACACCAGCCAGCCTCAGCCCCTCCAATGATGCAggccgctgctgctgctggcccacCTCTGGTGGCTGCCACACCTTACTCTTCCTACATCCCCTACAACCCACAGCAGTTCCCAGGCCAGCCAGCCATGATGCAACCCATGGCCCACTACCCCTCACAG CCGGTGTTTGCCCCCATGCTTCAAAGCAACCCACGCATGCTGACGTCGGGTAGCCATCCCCAGGCCATTGTGTCATCCTCCACCCCTCAGTACCCTTCTGCAGAGCAGCCCACCCCCCAAGCCCTTTATG CCACTGTTCACCAGTCCTACCCACACCATGCCACGCAGCTCCACGCCCACCAGCCGCAGCCGGCTACCACGCCTACTGGGAGCCAGCCGCAGTCCCAGCATGCGGCCCCCAGTCCTGTCCAG CATCAGGCAGGGCAGGCCCCACACCTGGGCAGTGGACAGCCACAGCAGAATCTGTACCACCCAGGGGCCCTGACAGGCACGCCGCCCTCTCTGCCACCGGGACCTTCTGCCCAGTCCCCTCAGAGCAGCTTCCCCCAACCAGCCGCTGTGTATGCCATCCATGCCCACCAGCAGCTGCCCCACGGCTTCACCAACATGGCCCATGTTACCCAG GCCCATGTCCAAACTGGAATCACAGCAGCCCCGCCCCCTCACCCTGGGGCTCCCCACCCgccccaggtgatgctgctgcacCCACCCCAGAGCCATGGGGGGCCCCCCCAAGGCGCGGTGCCCCAGAGTGGGGTGCCTGCACTCTCAGCTTCCACACCCTCACCCTACCCCTACATCGGACACCCCCAAG